From a region of the Triticum aestivum cultivar Chinese Spring chromosome 7D, IWGSC CS RefSeq v2.1, whole genome shotgun sequence genome:
- the LOC123169543 gene encoding pEARLI1-like lipid transfer protein 2: MAASRTSSMAVAMVAVVAVLLCAGVRPAEACNGHPCPSPAGNCPVNAVKLAVCADVLDGLIHVVVGQSPPKQPCCSLISGLVDLDAAACVCLAINANVLGINLDVDVDLTLLLNYCGCKVPKRFRCA, translated from the coding sequence ATGGCGGCATCCAGGACGAGCAGCATGGCCGTAGCAATGGTGGCGGTCGTGGCCGTGCTCCTGTGCGCGGGCGTGCGGCCGGCGGAGGCGTGCAACGGCCACCCGTGCCCGTCGCCGGCGGGCAATTGCCCCGTGAACGCGGTGAAGCTGGCGGTGTGCGCGGACGTGCTGGACGGGCTGATCCACGTGGTGGTGGGGCAGTCGCCGCCCAAGCAGCCGTGCTGCTCCCTCATCTCCGGCCTGGTGGACCTGGACGCCGCCGCCTGCGTCTGCCTCGCCATCAACGCCAACGTCCTCGGCATCAACCTCGACGTCGACGTTGACCTCACGCTGCTGCTCAACTACTGCGGATGCAAGGTGCCCAAGCGCTTCCGCTGCGcctga